The Balaenoptera ricei isolate mBalRic1 chromosome 9, mBalRic1.hap2, whole genome shotgun sequence genome segment tattgctctttTAAAACAACAGCTTGGCTGAGCCGCGGATGCCATGAACAGCTCGGGGCCTCGGCGGCGTTTTGTCTCCTCCTCGTTCCTTCCCTTTCTACTACTAGAAGAGCCCTGAAAGAGGCGCTTTGAGCTCAACAAGCCGCTTGCAAGCGATCATTTAAATAGTGACCGAGCTCGCCTTTCACGCACTCTCCCCGGGCGTTTAAAGAGACTTTAGCTCGCGTCGTGGGGCGCTGGCCTACTTGCCCCGAGGACCTAGGGTCTCCCACCCGGCGAAATGAGCCCTAGGATTTCGTGGTGGTGAAGGAACCAAGCTACGGAAGCCTGCAGGATCGAGGCCAGAGGAGGCTGCCTTTGTGAGCCGCACCGGGAGAGCGGCGCTCTGGGCGACCAGCCGGGGCGGAGTCGGCTCGACCTCGAAAGCCCGGCCAGCCCCGAGCAGTGCGCGGAGGCGGGTCGGTCGCGGCCCGTGTGCAGCTGCCCTGTGTGCTAGCGCAAGCTTGTGATCCCAAGAAAAACACTCCACCCACGATGGCCGGGAAAAAGGCccggagggaggaagagaggtggagggagaggagctCAGAGGCGGAGAACTAGCAGAGGAAGGAGAGCGGTTGCAGACTGGGGTGGCTTTGTGGCGCGAGCCCTGCTGCCGAGGGGGTCGTGCAGACCCGAGCCGAGGAGGCCAACAAAGGGACAGGAATGAGGCAAGGGGGAGAACGTACCGACGAGCTTCGGCTGTGAGAGCAGATCTTCCTCAATGCCAGGCCAGACCCCTAAAGTCCTGCCTCCTCCCCCACAGGagccccttctctccccaccctggcTGGAGGCCTGGCGCTTCCAAGGAAGCCACCTCCAGGAGGGCCTCCTTGCCTTTTCCCTTCTCCCGGATGAGGCTCCCCAGGTGCTGAAACTGGGGCAGGAGTGACCTTTCCTGGTTCCCTCTTAACCATGATTGGGGATGGGTCGCAGGTCACAGAAAAATACCCTTTCAAAAGGAAATGTTTAGGAAAAGTGTTCCTTTGCTACTGAGGGAATCTACAGTCAAATGTCTGCCAGTTTTCCCTCTTGGGGAGACAGGTTAGGAGGGAACTTCTATACGTGAAGAACAGAACACAGAAACCTGAAAGGCTGACTAACACATTTGAAATGTGCCTGCCTCAAGAAAAACTTCCTTCTTTTAACTGCGGAGGGAAAGCTAGAGAGGAGTGGGAACCCCAAATCCACATACAATCCTCAGATAAATTTGATCTGTCGGATTCCGATGTGGTGAACATGGTCAGAATAAAGCTATACAGCATTGGTTGCAAAGCTTCTGGATGATGTCTGGATTTATTTTACCCAATAATGCATCAATTCTTGGCCTCTGTTTGGCCTTTTCTCTCTACAAGCTAAGGGTTCACACGAAACCTAATAGTAAACAGCAATTAACGACCTCGTCGGCATCGGGGTAGGACGAGGGTGATGGAGAACAGGACCCCTGTCCTGGGATGACGCTCAGATTTGCACGTGTCTCTCTAGGGAAAGACTTGAAGGTTCACACAAGGAACTATGCAGTCAGTTGTTGGGGAAGGAGGAAATGTCCCGTCCACCATCAGCCATCTgtcccccgcccctcccacctgccagccccccacccccacttcagcTGTGCAGTAGAATGGGGGGTGGTGGATAAAGGAAGCTCTACCACTCCTAACATCTCCCTCCAGAAAACGAGAAACGTtgcggggggtgtggggggggggagagTCCATCGTACTTTGCGGGAGCCGTGGTCTCGCCCTTTGAGGCCCTGGTCGGAGCACGAAGGCTCCTGGGTCCTAGGGAGCCGGCAGATGGCCTGCAGCGCAGGGCCCGGCCCCCAGGCTTGCCACGTCCTCTAGCGTCATCTCTCTCCCCCCGCCTCCTACCCCTCAAAATCCACCGGCGGAGTTGCTACGGATCCCGTAGGGCTCCCAGAGCAAGCTgagtggggaggagaaaggggcGGAGAgcgaggagagagggagggcgaAGAGCCGGGCCACCCCTGGCCTTGGCCAGAAAGCCTAGCTCCCAAGGCTTACCCACACCCGGGCGTCGAATTACAAAAGCTCCTCGTTGCCACGCTAatagccggggggggggggggggtgggtgggggggggagcgagagggaggaggaagggggggaggaggaaaggaggcttcAAGACCCTCCTTGGAGAAGGGAAGTTTCCTTTTTTGCTCTCGTCCCCTCCACGCCCACTCGGGTTCCTCCCAGCCAGCTCTCTGCGTACTTCCCTCTCCATCCCGAGCTTAGAGAGCTGGTGGCCCAGCCTCGTCCTACGCCACCGTTCTCGGCACTCCTCGAGGCACCGCAGAAGGGACTGAAGGGAAAGCGCCCGGGGAGCAACCCTTCCAATTCCTTGCGTTCCGGGCTCGGCCAGTGTGCTAGTGGCGGCCCAGCTAGCTCCCGCCCACTGATTCCCGACCCGAGAGATCGAGGAGCCCTCCTCGCTTCTCACCTCTTGCCAATTCATCTTTCTGTgcgtggtggggaggggggcggtgaCGGGGGATGCCTTCCAGCCCCCACTTCCCGGAGCGGGGGGGCCGATCGGAGTCAGCGCGCGCAGAAAGCAGCCTCTGCTCCCCTTCGCCCCAGCGCTCCGAATCTGCCCCGGCAGCTGCCGCAGCTGCTGCTGCCGCCCGGGCTGCCTGGGGGGGCGACTGCGCGTCACCTAGACTGAGGAGCGCCGGGGATTTAAATGCCACTGAAATGGTGATCCATCACCGCAGGAGCCAGCAAACTTTCGCAGCAAGCTCCGCCATTGGCTGATATAGTCACGTGCCCCTCCCCTAGCGCCCTCCGCCCTCCCGCCCCCCCTCTTGCGCACTGTACAttcatatcatttttcttctccgGCCCcatggaggaagtgagaaagttgGCACGGTCACCCAGGGCTTCGCAGGACCCGGTCACTCAGTGACAGATGGACAATGCAAGAATGAGCTCCTTCCTGGAATACCCCATCCTCAGCGGTGGCGACTCGGGGACCTGCTCAGCGCGAGCCTACCCCTCCGACCATGGAATTACAACTTTCCAGTCGTGCGCGGTCAGTGCCAACAGCTGTGGCGGCGACGACCGCTTCCTAGTGGGCAGGGGGGTGCAGATCAGCccgccccaccaccaccaccatcaccacccccagcCGGCCACCTACCAGACTCCTGGGAACCTGGGGGTATCCTACTCCCACTCGAGTTGTGGTCCAAGCTACGGCGCGCAGAACTTCGGCGCGCCTTACAGCCCCTACGCGTTAAATCAGGAAGCAGAAGTAAGTGGTGGGTACCCCTCGTGCGCTCCCGCTGTTTACTCTGGAAATCTCTCATCTCCCATGGTccagcatcaccaccaccaccagggtTATGCCGGGGGCGCGGTGGGCTCGCCTCAGTACATTCACCACTCATATGGACAAGAGCACCAGAGCCTGGCCCTGGCCACGTATAATAACTCCTTGTCCCCTCTCCACgccagccaccaagaagcctgtcgCTCCCCTGCATCAGAGACATCTTCTCCAGCACAGACCTTTGACTGGATGAAAGTCAAAAGAAACCCTCCCAAAACAGGTCAGTCTTGCCATTCCATGAAAGCTCCTTGATGATTTTGGAAGGAGCTGGTATGCTTAGTTTCCAAGGAAAATTAATcatgttttttttggttttttttttaaagttcttgctTCCCACCTGTGTTGTAGGGTGTGGGGAGGTTTAACCAGGTGCGTTGGGGCAAAGGAGCGTCTGGGACTGCTGTATTTCCAAAGGGGCTGGGTTTTAGAGGTTTGGGAAGTAGGAAGTGGGAAGTgggtaggtgtgtgtgtggggggggcgtCCTGTTAATATCTCCAGGCTCCATTAATCACGGTCTGACCATGCTAATGGTTGATTTCAGATTAACATTTTACACCTCATCACTCACCCTCCCAAGCCCGGTTTATGTTCAGAAATTCTTGATTCCCCTTTACCCGAAGGTTGCTCTGAAGCGTGTACGGATATCTCAGATcgattataaaaatttttaccttttcctctTATCGCTTCCCACCTTGCCCCCAGGGAAAGTCGGAGAGTATGGCTACGTGGGTCAACCGAATGCAGTGCGTACCAACTTCACCACTAAACAGCTCACGGAGCTGGAGAAGGAGTTTCACTTCAACAAGTACTTGACGCGCGCCCGCAGGGTGGAGATTGCCGCATCCCTGCAGCTCAATGAGACCCAGGTGAAGATCTGGTTCCAGAACCGCCGAATGAAGCAGAAGAAACGAGAGAAGGAGGGCCTCTTGCCCATCTCTCCAGCCACTCCGACGGGAAGCGAAGAGAAGGCCGAGGAATCCTCAGAGAAGTCCAGCTCCTCACCCTGCGTTCCTTCCCCGGGGTCTTCTACCTCAGACACTCTACCTACCTCCCACTGAGGCCGCCCCGGCCCCACTCTGCAGCCCAGGCTACTCCTCCGGTTGGGACTTCTTACCCAAAGCACATTCTTACCTTATCTTCCTTTCCATTTAcaatctttctcttcctttctgatcCTATCTGGGGAACTACTGGCCAGGATAATGTGTTTCCAGAGAATTCTGGATTAGAAACTTgatgaggggggaggggggaggggggtgttagCTCCTTAATGCAGATTGAGTGCCAGCATCAATTTTCTGATGGCACCTAACACCCCTACTTTTAGGAGATTTCGACAGAACCTACTGTTCCTTTCAGAtgccctttggaaaatagtttcctCTGCCAGCCGAAACATGTCAGAGCGAGGCCTCTCATCTTTTATCTATCTGTATATTTACAGTTCTCTCCTACTTTGCCCTTAAAGTAggctagagagagagaagagggtccAGGAGCTCATGAAGAACAGATACACTATGAGAGTGTTTACACAATTAATTCATCccttaatttaattcaatttcatGTGTGTGAGTTTGCTAGTTGTAAATGCTTTGTTCTAAAAGATTTATCTTTATACAGATTTTCTAGAAATGTTTTGATTAAGTGACTAAAACACGGTGGGCAAAGTCTCAAAGCTGGTAGAACTTTATATGTGATTATAGGTTAAAGAATTAAAAGCTCTCATTTAAAATCAATCAGATGCCTCAGATGGTAGCCTCAATTTGTTCTTTCAGTGAGTTAAGAAGGCCTGCAGAATACAAGGGTCAGAAACCTTGCTTCCTGTGCtaagtctctccccatccccactccttTCTTGTTTCTCTGCCCACACTCTATTTAAAATTTGTGCTGGATTATTCAGGACCGAAATGTATTATTCAAACCAGCTTCTTCCTTCCACAGTTATCTTAGCTGGATATGATATATTTTCAGCTCAATTGTTAATGTGATGGATGGCACAATGAATGTATATTTTGTGTGATTCGTGAACAGTCTTTTGCATGTCGCACAATGTTTTGATGTCCCTGAAGTACCACACTGAGTTCTATCAGTTATCCTTTGTGATATTCCCCATTTCCTGTACAATCATGAACAGCTCAGAGATCCCGGAGTGATGTGATCCAGAGCAGAATTTACGGGTCTTAAGATGTCTGTAATAAATATATTCGGGTTTCAGATATGCTTACGCATCTGTGTATTTGGCTTGGCTACAATTTACTGGTTCCTACAAAGTTGGCTCATTTCatgtggggaaggggagaagtgTGGTGTGTATTTTCAAAGAGGTGGgccttttcttgaaaaaaaaaaaaggaaaggctttTCACTATGTAGCTGAAGCTTCCCCTATGAGTGTTACTGCACCTAACGATGTCTATGTAATAggttgattttctttaaaatagcagGAGCTGTTTTATTATAATCAAAGTtcattatggaaaaaaatgaatggtgAAGAAATTTATGAAGCAGATCTATTTTTGAAACAAACATGGATACTTCCTGGGTCAAGTGCTAACCTTTTCACCTCCAACTCAATGTTGacatatatataaacagaatCCCCTTCAAAAGCTGAAACTCTTCAGTCAGTCTTTCCTCACATCAATGAACCAAGGGCTAAGAGATTCACATTTAATTAGCTCCAGTATAAAGCTGTTTGAGGACggggcccccaccccacccctcttccttctttttggatTGTTGGACAGCATGCCAAAATATTCCACTCTTTGCTTCTGACCAATGCATGTGTCTGCTGGTCTCAAACAGAGGAAGCCAGCAAATCAAAAAGTTCAAAGTGACTCTCCTCCTAGACCTGTTACCACATTCCCTTTACTTTCACACATTTTTGGAGGCTCTAATTTAAGCCCAAGAGTAGAGCAGAAATTTTACAGCATCACAAACAAATACAGACATGACTTCCGCTCCAAAGGGTGTTTTACAAAGGATGGGCTGGGGttcagggtgggtgggtggtgagaAATCCTACAAAAACTTGTAATTTGCAGGCCTCCTAGAGCATCCTTGAGATTTCCTGTAGTTCCCTGTCAAAGAGGGCGAGCCTGGACTCTGCAGGCGCAGTTGCTGCGGCCATATCAAGGGCACCCGGTGCCCTCCCCTCAGCTCCTGGGTTCTGGGGTTGCTTCTAAAAGACTCAAGTGGATGGAGGAGAACTTCAAAGTCAGCCaactctttctttcatttcccgCCTGGCAGTATACAGTATCTTTTGTTTATTAGTGTAAAGCCACACAGCAAAACAGATGGCTGGTTTCCAAATACTTTAATGTGTTAAAGTGTCATTTGCATGCCACTGCCGAGATTTCAATATCTAAAAGCAGGGCCAACCCGCTGGAATCCCGGAGATTCCAATCTTCTAGGTGCTGGTTTTAACGTAGCTGAGAGAGAGGAGAACGATGAATTATGGCTAAACATCCCAAGCCTTCTCTAGGTCGTGGAATAAATCAATTAACAAGCAATGCATTTAGGAAACATTAATATACCTTTCAACAAGGAAAACATTTGTATCTTTTTAGTTGTCCCAATCGATTAAATCAAAGGCGCTTAACACATCCTATTTAAAggtctctctttttctgttttggtctCTGAGGAGCACAGTTAGCTCCTTGAAAAATGACAGCCATGGTAACTGAAACGacagaagacagaaaacagaaaataacattttattgataaatttaaaaaggacAAGAGTCTCAATTAGGGACTTGGGATAATCACAATATAAAATTCCAGTTTTCCAATGCTTTTTCCTCACTTCTCTCACCTTCATTCAAAGTACTCCAGAAATTCAGGGTGTCCCCAACTGAGGCTGAGTTGAAATTGTGCTGTGACTCTGAAGTCTGCTCTCGGCTTCACCTTTGAAAGTTTACTTTTGGGGGCTATTCAGATGCCCTGGTGTTTTCCTCTGGGGCAATCAGATTCAAACCGATCAATATTTACTCAGTCTGAAAGGGTTGTTGAAAAGCCTGCTAACAACAAACTGCTTAGCTGCTCACCCCTGTTTAATCTCAGGTTCACTGAAAGTTCAAGAAGAGATGAATGCAGTGATGGGTCACTTTAGAATGAGTCCCAGTGGTTTATCTGAGCTCTCTGCTAAAGGCAACAATTATAGTTCCATCCCTCTTTGGGAAAGGGTTAACTTGCCTATTATTCTTTTGCTAAACAGTGTTTACTAGAAACTTAAAAcactttcctctcccttcctggcttttttttgggggtggtggtggagagggACTTTCCAGCTGCCCTTCTCCTGTCTCCTCTAACTTTCTGCCAAGCCACTAGGTTTCATTTGACTTAAAATAAATTacactgaatatttaaaaaacgTTCAATTAGCCTGACAGAAGAGATCCGATTTATTTCAGATGCCAGGAACTATGAAATGAAGCTCTTTGGGCCATTAGAGTTTATCTTCTTTGCGAAAGAACAGGGCAAGATTGAATTGAAATCCATTTGCGTTTGAGTAATATCGACAATCAGAGCCCCAATATCCATCTGAGATGGCTGTTTAGACATCAGATGGGGGGAGTGTAGGGGGAAGTGACTTGTGCAGAAGCAAATACCTCAGGTGGAAAgtcaactttaaaattttatgccCTCCGAGCATACGAACTGCTGAGATgagaaaggaagacccaaggaAGCCAGTGGGGAATGGTGGGAGAAGATGCTGGACCCTGAAGCTAATTGCTACAGCTCTTCAGAGGTCAAAGTTCATATAATCACTGCATAAATGCATACTAAATAGGGACTTATTAAGCTTTTCTGATGGCTGAGCACGTCTGTGAAAAAAACGGTCACTGCTGTTTGTGTTTCCTCCTGAAGAATAATCATCCTTGCAGTAGAAGCTCTAGGAGTCTGAGTCTTTAATTTACTATTTTGAATGACAGGCaaacttctgttttaaaattttgaaaacggTGCGTGAACAGCATCTTTCTTTATATTGGTTGGGACGGTAAAATACCTCTCTCAGAAATGCTATGGCTTTTTCAGCACACACAAGAACATCATGCTCCTATCAGATAAGCTACTCACTAGATGGCTAACTTTGGTGACCCTCTGCTGAAGATAATCTattttttcctgcatttctgaGAACACACAGAAGTTCTGTCTTAGGACTTCTTGTGCTTAGGTGACCAGAATGGATAGAAATCCATCTACCCAAACTCTAATTTTATGAGTCAGAGAGATAAGACACCCAGAGGTGGATTGATTTGACACAGAGCACATAATATCAATACTTACTTCCTAAATAAAAACCAGAGTGGCTTAGCACCTGAGGCCAGTGCACTGAATTCTAAATTCCTgactttattttgttccttcccaTTTATTCAATATGATTAGTTTCAGGCTggatattgtttaaatttttctacttCTGGTTTACTAGCCACACACTCAGTCAAGTCTTTGATTTTGAGGCCATCAGGATTACTGAATCTTTGAAACAATCTCCCAGTATGGCAGATGGAATGCTTCTGCCATCTTGTTTGAACAACAAAATGTTGGGCTACTTGCTGTTAAAGACATatgttctaaaaatataaaaatagagataGAGCGAGCAGGCAATGTTCAACATAcgtatatttgttgttgttgtttctaaaCCTAGACtagagaagaacaaatgaaagagGAGTTGCCTGTACCCAAGTTCAACAACCTCCCTTAAACTGTCAAGTGGTATCAGCCAGGAAGGGCTTAGAGATGCAAGGAACATTCCAGGGGGTGTCTTAaccctgaatcttttttttttttttttttttttggtgcttgtTTGTCTCTGTTTGTTTTGTGGCACAGCATATCCTCCTGAATTGTTCTGGTccaaatttcttaattttctccaCAACTTACTCATTTACctaaaactcacacacacacacacacacaagcaaggCACCCCAAGCCCAAACAATTAACATAAAGTTTCCTTACAACACAACCTGCCACGTTTTCCTTCCTCAGTGGTGTCCTACCGATCTCAGCAGAACCTGCTGCCCAAAGGGACATCTATGGCTGTCAGTGTTTGAAGAGCTTAACTGGAATCCCTAGCGTTTTAGAgccttatttttaataacacCAATCATCAAATATAGCTGACCTTCGGGCTGCAGAACTGAAAACCAAGTAATAATCAACGCTGCTCCGTAGACACTAGCTTATGACCCCACCACCCCCAATCCCAAACCCCAGTTACATCATGCAAAACAGTCTGGAAAGACTGCATTTTGAGCTtattgtaaataaatgaaaagaccaaTGTTTCTTTCTCAACATCTCCAGACACATCTAAAATATGTCTCCATTTTTTAAACATCCCATTacatttttcttgttaaaaatgtgtttgtaaAACGTCTAGTCACAGAGCTAATCTATAGAAATCAGATTGCTTTACGTCTTCCTTTTAGGTTTGGGTGGTTACTTGctagttaaaagaaagaaagaaagaaaaaaagcaccaaGCAACTGCTTGcaacagaaaataaaggaaaaattattgaatgacttttttctttttaaatcggGCGACTTTTGAGCCGCGCTGGACACTTCACAAATTACGACCTGCTACCTTTTAACAGAAAAATCGCCACAGACCCATACGAAGGCAGAAAGCAATGATTTAAGATGGTAGgggacacccctccccccaatatCAGCAAGGTTCTTGGACGGGAATTTTCCATTCTAGGAGCAAATGGGCTCCTTGCCTCCGGGCGCGCGGGAGGCAGCTGCCCCAGCCTCGGGGAGAGCACGGCGGGCGCGGAGACGCGGCCGGTGCTACTGCCTTGAGGGACGGGGTTCGGGGGGTGCCGTCCGGTCTCCGCGGGCCCGCGGGGGTGCAGGGGAGCCCAGACGTCGCGGCTACAACGACTTGCCCCCTCGGCTTCCCCGCCTTCTCTCTCCGAATTCCGGAGCGAACGCCGCGCTTCCTCTCACGTCCTCGCGGGACCCACGCGGAGCAGGAGGCAGCAGCGCCCGCGGGCTTGACCGTGAACACCACCGGAGTCGGGGCGCGTCTCCCGCGGCGGCTGAGAGCCCCGCCGGGTCTCAAGGGGCCagctcgccccccccccccccccccccccgtctcctCCTTCTTTCCCAGCCGGCACCCCTTGCGTCCGGCTGCTCCGGGGAGGGAGTCGCAGGGCCTGAGAGATGCGGCCTAAAATGCCGGAGGCGGCCGCCTGACTCCTCTCGGTGAGGGCCTAGGCCTTCCGTGCAGCTCGCGAACCGCTCCCCCCGCGGGGTGCTGGACAGAACATTCACCCCCAGGAGAAGAAACCCAGGTCGGAAACTTAGCCCCCTAGTTCACCTTTCTGATTTGAAAGCGGAGGGAGACTTTActccctgcctgccccctcctctcagATATTTTCAACATACGTTTACTTGAGTAATATGTTCATTCCCCTTCTAGTTCGACTAAGATGCTTTGAGGGTAGAGGTGAGGGTTGCAGGTGTGGTGAGTTTCTAAACAGTGAATGTTCTAGAGAGACAAGTACTTATAAGCTCAGGGAAACAGCCTTGCTTCTCAAATGTCCTCTCATTCAGTTGCAGAGTCAAACCCTGCCTTGCCTCAAGTCTCACTTCTTTCT includes the following:
- the HOXA1 gene encoding homeobox protein Hox-A1 isoform X2 encodes the protein MDNARMSSFLEYPILSGGDSGTCSARAYPSDHGITTFQSCAVSANSCGGDDRFLVGRGVQISPPHHHHHHHPQPATYQTPGNLGVSYSHSSCGPSYGAQNFGAPYSPYALNQEAEPPRSLSLPCIRDIFSSTDL
- the HOXA1 gene encoding homeobox protein Hox-A1 isoform X1 codes for the protein MDNARMSSFLEYPILSGGDSGTCSARAYPSDHGITTFQSCAVSANSCGGDDRFLVGRGVQISPPHHHHHHHPQPATYQTPGNLGVSYSHSSCGPSYGAQNFGAPYSPYALNQEAEVSGGYPSCAPAVYSGNLSSPMVQHHHHHQGYAGGAVGSPQYIHHSYGQEHQSLALATYNNSLSPLHASHQEACRSPASETSSPAQTFDWMKVKRNPPKTGKVGEYGYVGQPNAVRTNFTTKQLTELEKEFHFNKYLTRARRVEIAASLQLNETQVKIWFQNRRMKQKKREKEGLLPISPATPTGSEEKAEESSEKSSSSPCVPSPGSSTSDTLPTSH